One genomic region from Lepisosteus oculatus isolate fLepOcu1 chromosome 20, fLepOcu1.hap2, whole genome shotgun sequence encodes:
- the LOC107080036 gene encoding uncharacterized protein, with product MFRGSKSVHLARGPGLTDIPHASQNNSSVKYLGDRGPAVTLDWINSKNMKFLSAANHRESFQLQKLSQALDSSERLEKSCWRREERKVRKALKKLVRPHRFQSQTQFQRMSRDSDVGGWNVLTPDAVSLDTQEGEYSPCFSRSPHSTACRPQHGLSSSPTFSQLGMSPSAHKCQPPAGMRATARASQRLDSPHASLIGRHLRSSCQLSQAASRTSFCPENTCSVPHLPGLAARPSSQLSPDLRCFQDAMMGYTTLQRRVRDLQTQARSTEHQARRATALHPLEALSCRYLRLTDSNIRTLLEQCRDCGIHVDIHPHMKDSEIDIGTIFQSSPTPPPAPNNPTAPIFHFSS from the exons ATGTTTCGTGGCAGTAAAAGTGTGCACCTCGCACGAGGCCCAGGGCTCACAGACATACCTCATGCCAGTCAGAACAACAGCAGTGTCAAGTATCTCGGAGACAGGGGGCCTGCAGTCACGCTGGACTGGATCAACAGCAAAAACATGAAGTTTCTGAGCGCAGCAAACCACAGAGAGTCGTTCCAG CTGCAGAAGCTGAGCCAGGCCCTGGACAGCAGCGAGAGGCTGGAGAAGAGCTGCTGGCGGCGGGAGGAGAGGAAGGTCAGAAAGGCCCTGAAGAAGCTGGTCCGCCCGCACAGGTTCCAGAGCCAGACCCAGTTCCAG AGAATGAGCAGGGACTCAGATGTGGGCGGCTGGAATGTCCTGACCCCTGATGCAGTTTCCCTGGACACCCAGGAGGGGGAGTACTCGCCCTGCTTCTCCCGGTCCCCGCACAGCACTGCCTGTAGGCCCCAGCATG GCTTGAGCAGCTCTCCGACCTTCAGCCAGCTGGGCATGTCTCCGAGTGCCCACAAGTGCCAGCCCCCAGCGGGCATGAGAGCCACAGCCAGAGCCAGCCAGCGGCTGGACAGCCCCCATGCCTCTCTGATCGGCAGACACCTCAGGTCATCGTGCCAGCTCAGCCAGGCGGCCAGCAGGACCAGCTTCTGTCCTGAGAACACATGCTCCGTGCCCCACCTGCCCGGACTGGCTGCCCGGCCCAGCTCTCAGCTGTCCCCAGACCTGCGCTGCTTCCAGGACGCCATGATGGGCTACACCACCCTGCAGAGGAGAGTCAGGGACCTGCAGACTCAGGCCCGGTCCACAGAGCACCAAGCACGAAGAGCCACAGCACTGCACCCCCTGGAGGCCCTCAGCTGCAG GTACCTGAGGCTGACCGACAGCAATATCCGCACGCTGCTGGAGCAGTGCCGGGACTGCGGGATCCACGTGGACATCCATCCGCACATGAAGGACTCGGAGATCGACATCGGCACCATCTTCCAGAGCTCCCCCACGCCCCCCCCTGCCCCCAACAACCCCACAGCGCCCATCTTCCATTTCTCAAGCTAG